The Salvia splendens isolate huo1 chromosome 21, SspV2, whole genome shotgun sequence genome includes a window with the following:
- the LOC121783555 gene encoding alpha,alpha-trehalose-phosphate synthase [UDP-forming] 1-like, with product MSGNKCNGSSQVPTTRVGRLLRERLKKINNDGISEMDSSDGNVEQSYDTSFVDKPPKQRLLVVANRLPVSAVRQGEDSWSLEISAGGLVSALLGVKEFEARWIGWAGVNVPDEVGKKALAAALAHKKCIPVFLDEEIVNQYYNGYCNNILWPLFHYLGLPQEDRLATTRSFQSQFEAYQKANRMFADVVNNHYEEGDVVWCHDYHLMFLPKYLKEYNNKMKVGWFLHTPFPSSEIHRTLPSRSDLLRAVLMADLVGFHTYDYARHFVSACTRILGLEGTPEGVEDQGRLTRVAAFPIGIDSERFMRAVELPKVQKLIKEFKERFSGRKVMLGVDRLDMIKGIPQKILAFEKFLEENEYWHDKVVLLQIAVPTRTDVPEYQKLMSQVHEIVGRINGRFGSLTAVPIHHLDRSLDFHALCALYAITDVALVTSLRDGMNLVSYEFVACQDSKRGVLILSEFAGAAQSLGAGAILVNPWNITEVAAAIGQALDMPAEEREKRHRHNFEHVTTHTAQQWAEFFVSELNDTVIEAQQRIRKVPPPLACSDAIDRYLQSNNRLLILGFNATLTELVDTPGRRGDQIKEMELKLHPDLKEPLEKLCEDDKTIIVVLSGSDRSVLEENFCEFKNMWLAAENGMFLRSPAGNWMTTMPEHLNMDWVDSVKHVVEYFTERTPRSHFERRETSLVWNYKYSDSEFGRLQARDMLQHLWTSPISNSSVDVVQGSRSVEVRSVGVTKGAAIDRILGEIVHSKAISTPIDFVMCVGHFFGKDEDVYTFFEPELPPDNLGLSKCKVSEAAKRQPPSTNSISMAHSKSSSNGDKRSASSRRPSPENTCLNVLDLKKDNYFSVAVGRPRTNARYLLNTSDDVVSFLKGLADATKV from the exons ATGTCCGGCAATAAGTGTAACGGCAGCTCACAAGTTCCCACCACCCGAGTAGGAAGGCTCTTGCGAGAGAGACTCAAAAAGATCAACAATGATGGCATTTCTGAGATGGATTCATCGGATGGCAATGTGGAGCAGTCTTACGACACTTCTTTCGTCGACAAACCGCCTAAACAGAGGCTGCTTGTGGTTGCCAATAGGCTGCCTGTCTCTGCAGTGAGGCAGGGCGAGGATTCGTGGTCATTGGAGATCAGCGCAGGCGGCCTTGTTAGCGCTCTTTTGG GGGTGAAGGAGTTCGAGGCAAGATGGATTGGTTGGGCTGGTGTTAATGTGCCGGACGAGGTTGGCAAGAAGGCGCTCGCTGCAGCTCTTGCTCACAAG AAGTGTATTCCTGTATTTCTTGATGAAGAGATTGTCAATCAGTATTACAATGGATACTGCAACAATATACTGTGGCCTCTGTTCCACTATCTCGGACTCCCACAAGAGGACCGTCTTGCAACCACGAGGAGTTTTCAGTCTCAGTTTGAAGCGTATCAGAAGGCGAACCGGATGTTTGCGGATGTTGTGAACAATCACTATGAGGAGGGTGATGTTGTTTGGTGTCATGACTACCACCTCATGTTTCTGCCCAAATATCTCAAGGAATATAACAACAAGATGAAAGTTGGATGGTTTCTTCACACTCCATTTCCGTCTTCTGAAATCCACCGCACTTTGCCATCCCGGTCTGACCTGCTACGTGCAGTTCTGATGGCTGATTTAGTCGG attCCATACATATGATTATGCAAGGCATTTTGTGAGTGCTTGCACTCGTATTCTCGGACTTGAAGGTACTCCTGAAGGTGTTGAGGATCAAGGTAGACTTACTCGTGTAGCTGCG TTTCCGATAGGGATTGATTCGGAAAGGTTCATGCGGGCTGTAGAGCTTCCTAAAGTCCAGAAGCTCATTAAAGAATTCAAAGAGAGATTTTCTGGAAGAAAG GTAATGCTGGGTGTGGACCGTCTTGACATGATAAAAGGAATCCCGCAAAAGATACTAGCATTTGAGAAATTTCTGGAGGAAAACGAATACTGGCATGATAAAGTGGTATTGCTTCAGATTGCTGTGCCAACGAGAACTGATGTTCCTGAAT ATCAAAAACTTATGAGTCAAGTTCATGAAATTGTTGGACGAATCAATGGAAGATTTGGAAGTTTGACTGCTGTTCCTATTCATCATCTG GATCGTTCTCTCGACTTTCATGCACTGTGTGCATTGTATGCTATCACCG ATGTAGCACTTGTCACTTCTTTGCGAGATGGAATGAATCTCGTTAGCTATGAGTTTGTGGCATGTCAAGATTCCAAGAGGGGCGTCCTCATCCTCAGCGAA TTTGCTGGAGCAGCACAGTCTCTTGGTGCTGGCGCAATTCTCGTGAATCCGTGGAACATTACGGAAGTCGCTGCAGCGATAGGACAGGCTTTGGATATGCCTGCTGAAGAACGAGAGAAGCGCCATAGGCATAACTTTGAGCATGTCACAACTCATACTGCTCAACAGTGGGCTGAATTCTTTGTAAG TGAACTCAATGATACTGTTATTGAAGCACAGCAGAGAATAAGAAAAGTTCCTCCCCCTCTTGCATGTAGCGATGCAATCGACCGTTACTTGCAGTCTAACAATCGATTACTCATACTG GGTTTCAATGCTACGCTTACCGAGCTAGTCGACACACCTGGGAGAAGGGGAGATCAGATCAAAGAAATGGAACTAAAGCTGCATCCTGACTTGAAGGAGCCTCTGGAAAAGCTTTGTGAGGACGATAAAACTATAATCGTGGTGCTTAGCGGAAGCGACAGATCCGTCCTGGAAGAA AACTTCTGTGAATTCAAGAATATGTGGTTGGCAGCTGAAAATGGGATGTTCCTGCGATCACCGGCGGGAAACTGGATGACGACGATGCCAGAGCACTTGAATATGGATTGGGTTGACAGTGTCAAG CATGTGGTCGAGTACTTTACGGAAAGAACACCGAGATCACATTTTGAACGTCGGGAGACTTCGCTTGTATGGAACTACAAGTATTCAG ATTCTGAATTCGGAAGACTGCAAGCTAGGGACATGCTGCAGCACCTGTGGACGAGTCCAATATCCAACTCGTCAGTGGACGTTGTCCAAGGCAGCCGCTCGGTGGAGGTGCGATCAGTTGGTGTGACTAAG GGAGCAGCCATTGACCGTATACTGGGAGAGATTGTACACAGCAAAGCCATCTCCACTCCAATAGACTTCGTCATGTGCGTTGGCCATTTCTTCGGAAAG GACGAAGATGTGTACACATTTTTCGAGCCAGAACTTCCACCCGACAACTTGGGACTATCAAAATGCAAGGTGAGCGAGGCAGCCAAGAGGCAACCTCCGAGCACCAATAGCATCTCCATGGCTCATAGTAAGAGTAGCTCCAACGGAGACAAGAGATCCGCGAGCAGCAGACGCCCGTCGCCTGAAAATACTTGCTTGAATGTGCTTGACCTCAAAAAGGACAACTACTTCTCGGTAGCTGTGGGGCGGCCGCGCACCAACGCTCGCTATCTTCTCAACACCTCTGACGACGTCGTATCGTTCCTTAAGGGTTTGGCGGATGCAACCAAAGTATAG